One Flavobacterium sp. 90 DNA segment encodes these proteins:
- a CDS encoding alpha/beta hydrolase-fold protein — MNKTIILAFLLLSSTLIFSQAKKSKATETNKPFVLGFIDEIQSKELGEKRILNIYLPEGYKAEDATKYPVIYLLDGSADEDFIHIAGLVQFNSFEWINQVPKSIVVGIATVDRRRDFTFPTTIEKDQKKFPTTGHSDKFIAFIEKELQPFIDKKYKTTDSKTIIGQSLGGLLETEILLKKPTLFNKYVIVSPSIWWNNGSILNLDSPIFQENFTQQTDIYIAVGKEGLTPTEIPRVMEVDANLLAEKIKASKNKNLKVYFDYFPLENHGTILHPAVSNSFKFFYPLPKQE, encoded by the coding sequence ATGAATAAAACTATTATCCTTGCCTTTTTACTTCTATCTTCAACTTTAATTTTTAGTCAAGCCAAAAAATCAAAAGCAACAGAAACCAACAAACCATTTGTTTTGGGTTTTATTGATGAAATTCAATCGAAAGAATTAGGCGAAAAAAGAATTCTGAATATCTATCTTCCAGAAGGTTATAAAGCCGAAGATGCAACAAAATATCCCGTAATTTATTTATTAGACGGTTCGGCTGATGAAGATTTCATTCATATTGCCGGATTAGTTCAGTTTAATAGTTTTGAATGGATCAATCAGGTTCCAAAATCTATTGTTGTAGGAATTGCAACAGTCGACAGAAGAAGAGATTTTACGTTTCCGACAACTATCGAGAAAGATCAAAAAAAGTTTCCAACCACTGGACATTCTGATAAATTTATTGCTTTTATTGAAAAAGAATTACAACCTTTTATTGATAAAAAATATAAAACGACAGATTCTAAAACGATTATTGGTCAATCGCTCGGCGGACTTTTAGAAACTGAAATTTTATTAAAGAAACCAACTCTTTTTAATAAATATGTGATCGTGAGCCCAAGTATTTGGTGGAATAATGGTTCTATATTAAATCTGGACAGTCCAATTTTTCAGGAAAACTTTACACAACAAACTGATATTTATATCGCAGTTGGTAAAGAAGGTTTAACTCCAACCGAAATCCCGAGGGTTATGGAAGTTGATGCAAACTTACTGGCCGAAAAGATTAAAGCCTCAAAAAATAAAAATCTAAAAGTCTATTTTGATTATTTCCCTCTGGAAAATCATGGTACGATTTTACATCCCGCCGTTTCAAATTCGTTTAAATTCTTTTATCCATTACCGAAACAAGAATAA
- a CDS encoding GNAT family N-acetyltransferase, whose protein sequence is MKTIEENKLDNPVWHSLSETHQEFAIDYNGTKFYNPDYCPFGGFEESESTLEATNQYSALAENFFIVGEKPEIADSLKIVKELVCLQMVIYNKIKLPITTEIVKLNKKHNAELVQLVNLVQPGYFKNKTPLLGDYFGIFKDNQLVAIAGERMKMNDFTEVSAIITHPDHTGKGYAKQLIAHVVNRIFGKNKTPYLHVVESNIGAIGLYEKLGFVTRRKMSFWNISKNQ, encoded by the coding sequence ATGAAAACCATAGAAGAAAATAAATTAGACAATCCGGTTTGGCATTCATTATCTGAAACTCATCAGGAATTTGCTATTGATTATAACGGAACTAAATTTTATAATCCTGATTATTGTCCGTTTGGTGGTTTTGAAGAATCAGAAAGTACCTTAGAAGCTACAAATCAATATTCAGCTTTAGCAGAAAATTTCTTTATTGTGGGAGAAAAACCTGAAATAGCTGATTCTTTAAAAATTGTAAAAGAATTAGTTTGTCTTCAAATGGTTATTTACAACAAAATAAAACTGCCAATAACAACAGAAATCGTAAAACTTAATAAAAAACATAATGCTGAATTAGTTCAATTAGTCAATTTGGTTCAACCGGGATATTTTAAAAATAAAACTCCTTTGCTGGGAGATTATTTTGGAATTTTTAAAGACAATCAATTAGTTGCTATTGCGGGCGAACGAATGAAAATGAATGATTTCACCGAAGTTAGCGCTATCATAACGCATCCGGATCATACGGGAAAAGGTTACGCAAAACAATTAATCGCTCATGTTGTAAATAGAATTTTTGGTAAAAATAAAACCCCTTATTTACATGTTGTCGAAAGTAATATCGGAGCAATTGGTTTATACGAAAAACTAGGTTTTGTAACCAGAAGAAAAATGAGCTTTTGGAATATTTCTAAAAATCAATAA
- the ccsA gene encoding cytochrome c biogenesis protein CcsA, with protein MNYWIYFSHYAFFAIICWAICMLFQIIKIKRDKTLPIILFAVLGGFSMIAFTYNLWQNLGRPPMRTLGETRLWYALFLPIIGIVTFIRWKYKWLLNYSLVMATVFLVINYLNPDTYNKALMPALQSVWFVPHVLVYIFSYALLAASSIVACYGLFEYYRGTYKNTILQLANNLVYVGFGFLSLGLLFGALWAKEAWGHYWTWDPKETWAMLTWLGYLIYIHIHYRYPESVKPVLITLALAFVVLLLCWFGVNYMPSAAQSVHTYTNA; from the coding sequence ATGAATTATTGGATCTATTTTTCGCATTATGCTTTTTTCGCCATTATATGTTGGGCAATTTGCATGCTTTTTCAGATTATAAAAATTAAACGAGATAAAACACTCCCTATTATCCTTTTTGCTGTATTAGGAGGTTTTTCGATGATAGCATTTACTTATAATTTATGGCAAAATTTAGGACGTCCCCCAATGCGTACACTTGGAGAAACCAGACTTTGGTACGCTTTGTTTTTACCCATTATTGGGATTGTAACTTTTATAAGATGGAAATATAAGTGGTTACTAAATTATAGTTTGGTTATGGCAACCGTTTTTTTAGTAATCAATTATCTTAATCCGGATACTTATAATAAAGCGCTAATGCCAGCTTTGCAAAGTGTTTGGTTTGTACCGCACGTTTTGGTTTATATTTTTTCATATGCATTACTTGCGGCATCATCTATTGTAGCTTGTTATGGATTATTCGAATATTATAGAGGCACGTATAAAAACACGATTCTACAATTAGCCAATAATTTGGTTTATGTTGGGTTTGGTTTCCTTTCTTTAGGTTTGTTATTTGGAGCTTTATGGGCAAAAGAAGCCTGGGGACATTATTGGACTTGGGATCCAAAAGAAACCTGGGCGATGCTTACCTGGTTAGGGTATTTAATTTACATACACATTCATTACCGTTATCCGGAAAGTGTAAAACCTGTTTTGATAACCTTAGCATTAGCATTTGTTGTATTATTGCTTTGCTGGTTTGGAGTCAATTATATGCCATCTGCAGCGCAAAGTGTTCACACTTATACAAACGCATAA
- a CDS encoding cytochrome c biogenesis protein ResB yields MRVVNFENHKVTKKKLWQYPWDYKESFIVAAGLLLTGYLLQITTRTSIKAVSSPVNYIIGGLFIVMLLLLHFTSRTHPWVKWLRSVPASVSAIVLVLIQAVIMGTLPQQNFVEGVEPDLFGFSFVLTSWPFIIAQLYFLTTLGLATLNRMTPWQWKNWGFVLNHLGLFIAMTAGILGSGDLQRYTMKLYENQLVWGAENEEGVMIPMPIAFELTSFEMETFTPKLALANITNNSIETKGVNALRMINKGESYDYKGYKIKIVDYIENSKFTGNGYFPVNEEGATPSALIEVRSATIDTTAWISCGSFATEYSYLQLNNKEAIVMLQPEAKKYSSHVNVFVKDGKNDKTVIEVNKPYKVDGWKVYQLSYDEKFGKWSKLSVIELVRDPWLPIVYSGIFMMIIGALYLIFKGRGTVI; encoded by the coding sequence ATGAGAGTAGTTAATTTTGAAAATCATAAAGTAACTAAAAAGAAGCTTTGGCAATATCCGTGGGATTATAAAGAATCGTTTATAGTTGCAGCTGGATTATTGCTAACAGGATATTTGTTGCAGATAACCACAAGAACGAGTATAAAAGCGGTAAGTTCTCCCGTTAATTACATCATTGGCGGATTGTTTATTGTCATGTTACTTTTGTTGCATTTTACAAGCAGAACACATCCTTGGGTAAAATGGCTGAGGTCAGTTCCGGCATCTGTTAGCGCAATAGTTTTGGTTTTGATTCAGGCAGTTATTATGGGAACACTTCCTCAGCAGAATTTTGTTGAAGGAGTTGAGCCGGATTTGTTTGGTTTTTCGTTTGTATTAACCAGTTGGCCGTTTATAATTGCACAATTGTATTTTCTTACCACATTAGGACTTGCAACTCTAAACCGAATGACGCCGTGGCAATGGAAGAACTGGGGATTTGTTCTTAATCACTTAGGGCTTTTTATTGCAATGACAGCCGGAATTTTAGGAAGTGGCGATTTACAACGTTATACCATGAAACTTTATGAAAATCAACTGGTTTGGGGAGCCGAAAATGAAGAAGGAGTAATGATCCCAATGCCGATTGCTTTTGAACTTACAAGTTTTGAAATGGAGACTTTTACTCCAAAATTAGCATTAGCAAACATCACCAATAATAGTATTGAAACAAAAGGAGTTAATGCTTTGCGAATGATCAACAAAGGCGAAAGTTATGATTATAAAGGTTATAAAATTAAAATCGTTGATTATATCGAAAACAGCAAATTTACCGGGAACGGTTATTTTCCTGTAAATGAAGAAGGCGCAACACCATCAGCTTTGATCGAAGTAAGGTCGGCAACGATAGATACAACAGCATGGATTAGTTGCGGAAGTTTTGCTACCGAATATTCATATTTGCAATTAAACAATAAAGAAGCAATTGTAATGTTGCAACCTGAGGCAAAAAAATACAGTTCGCACGTAAATGTATTTGTTAAAGACGGCAAGAACGATAAAACAGTTATCGAGGTGAATAAGCCTTACAAAGTTGACGGATGGAAAGTATATCAATTAAGCTACGACGAAAAATTTGGAAAATGGTCTAAACTAAGTGTGATAGAATTAGTTCGTGATCCATGGTTACCTATTGTATATTCTGGAATCTTCATGATGATTATTGGCGCCTTATATTTAATATTTAAAGGTAGAGGAACTGTTATTTAA
- the nrfA gene encoding ammonia-forming cytochrome c nitrite reductase produces MKRKPWLGWVMFGITMLVVFMLGLLVNSVMERRTEALFVNKVLAPVGEFESKNEVWGANYPREFQTYYETADTTFSSKYGGGKMRDMLHEDPRMVILWAGYAFAKDYNQGRGHFYALEDIYNTLRTGAPKGPQDGPQPASCWVCKSPDVPRMMDKLGIDEFYKQTWAALGSEIVNPIGCADCHDSKTMNLKITRPALIEAFKEQGKDITKATHNEMRSLVCAQCHVEYYFDKKSVEGAAKVKFPWKNGMTVENMEKYYDDIEFSDFTHALSKAPILKAQHPDYEIHQMGIHGQRGVSCADCHMPYKSEGGQKFTDHKIQSPLNNVANSCQVCHREEEKTLVANVNERQDKIYQVRIELEDQLVKAHLEAKLAWEKGATEAQMKNILQLIRQSQWRWDFTAASHGGSFHAPLETARVISNGLNKAAEARIALSKVLASLGQTGPIQYPDLSTKAKAQQYIGLDMSKERANKAEFKKTVLPKWLEEAKKK; encoded by the coding sequence ATAAAACGCAAACCATGGTTAGGATGGGTAATGTTTGGCATTACGATGTTAGTTGTGTTTATGCTCGGATTATTGGTTAACAGTGTAATGGAGCGACGTACAGAAGCTTTATTTGTAAATAAAGTATTGGCTCCTGTAGGTGAATTTGAATCAAAAAATGAAGTTTGGGGCGCAAATTATCCTCGTGAATTTCAAACTTATTATGAAACTGCTGATACTACTTTTTCAAGTAAATATGGTGGCGGAAAAATGAGAGATATGTTGCACGAAGATCCTCGTATGGTAATTCTTTGGGCAGGTTATGCTTTCGCTAAAGATTATAATCAGGGTAGAGGACACTTTTATGCTTTAGAAGATATCTATAATACTTTAAGAACAGGAGCGCCAAAAGGTCCGCAAGATGGTCCACAGCCGGCGAGTTGTTGGGTATGTAAATCTCCTGATGTGCCACGTATGATGGATAAATTAGGTATAGACGAGTTTTACAAACAAACCTGGGCAGCTTTAGGATCGGAAATTGTAAATCCGATTGGTTGCGCTGATTGTCATGATTCTAAAACTATGAATCTAAAAATTACTCGTCCGGCTTTAATCGAAGCTTTTAAGGAACAAGGAAAAGATATCACCAAAGCAACCCATAATGAAATGCGTTCGCTAGTTTGTGCTCAGTGTCACGTAGAATATTACTTTGATAAAAAATCTGTAGAAGGTGCGGCGAAAGTAAAATTCCCATGGAAAAATGGTATGACAGTAGAAAATATGGAAAAATATTATGACGATATTGAATTTTCAGATTTTACGCATGCCTTGAGTAAAGCGCCAATTTTAAAAGCGCAACACCCGGATTATGAGATTCATCAAATGGGTATTCACGGACAAAGAGGTGTTTCTTGTGCAGATTGCCATATGCCATACAAAAGTGAAGGCGGACAAAAATTTACAGATCATAAAATACAATCGCCTCTTAACAACGTAGCAAATTCTTGTCAGGTTTGTCACCGTGAAGAAGAAAAAACATTGGTTGCGAATGTAAATGAACGTCAGGATAAAATTTATCAGGTGCGTATTGAGCTTGAAGATCAATTGGTAAAAGCACATCTCGAAGCAAAATTGGCTTGGGAAAAAGGAGCAACCGAAGCTCAGATGAAAAATATTCTTCAATTGATTCGTCAGTCGCAATGGCGTTGGGATTTTACAGCAGCATCACACGGAGGATCATTTCACGCTCCATTAGAAACAGCAAGAGTAATTTCAAACGGTTTAAATAAAGCTGCCGAAGCCAGAATTGCTTTGAGTAAAGTATTGGCTTCTTTAGGACAAACAGGTCCTATACAATATCCGGACCTTTCGACTAAAGCAAAAGCACAACAATATATTGGTCTTGATATGAGTAAAGAAAGAGCAAATAAAGCAGAGTTCAAGAAAACAGTATTACCAAAATGGCTCGAAGAAGCAAAGAAAAAATAA
- the nrfH gene encoding cytochrome c nitrite reductase small subunit, which yields MKKILNYLLPPRKWVPFVIVAVGIGTGLFAYLLYVSNAVSYLSDDPKTCVNCHVMMPFYATWQHSSHARVTTCNDCHVPHNNVFNKYFFKAKDGIYHATVFTWRAEPQVIHIKEAGTDVVQKNCQRCHGDLNANVSTNGVTLESKKHGEGKLCWDCHREVPHGKVNSLSSVPNARVPLLESPIPEWLQKQTDSTAIAKQKKTDQIKENKN from the coding sequence ATGAAAAAGATTCTAAATTATTTATTACCTCCTCGTAAATGGGTACCCTTTGTTATAGTAGCAGTTGGAATAGGAACGGGATTGTTTGCTTACTTATTATATGTGTCAAATGCGGTATCTTATCTGTCAGACGATCCTAAAACATGTGTAAACTGTCATGTAATGATGCCATTTTATGCTACATGGCAGCACAGTTCGCATGCGAGAGTTACTACTTGTAATGATTGCCATGTACCTCATAATAATGTCTTTAATAAATATTTTTTTAAAGCAAAAGATGGTATTTATCACGCAACAGTATTTACATGGCGTGCAGAACCTCAGGTAATTCATATCAAAGAAGCGGGAACAGATGTGGTTCAAAAAAACTGTCAGCGTTGTCACGGAGACCTTAATGCAAATGTGAGCACAAATGGTGTTACGCTAGAAAGTAAAAAACATGGAGAAGGAAAGTTATGTTGGGATTGCCACCGCGAAGTTCCGCATGGTAAAGTAAATAGTTTGTCATCTGTTCCCAATGCGAGAGTTCCTTTGTTAGAATCTCCTATTCCGGAATGGTTGCAAAAACAAACTGATAGTACAGCAATTGCAAAACAGAAAAAAACAGATCAAATCAAAGAAAACAAAAACTAA
- a CDS encoding nuclear transport factor 2 family protein encodes MTPNKQTVNEYMAAFRVSDHGRVLACLTDDVIWEMPGIYQHVGKEAFDKEIENDNFVGSPTIQIIKLIEENDIVIAEGAVQGNMKNGNILDAVFCDVFEMENGKIKKLTSYLMSRNASLKFE; translated from the coding sequence ATGACACCAAATAAACAAACCGTAAATGAATATATGGCAGCATTTAGAGTAAGTGATCATGGCCGGGTTTTAGCTTGTCTTACTGATGATGTTATATGGGAAATGCCTGGAATCTATCAACATGTTGGTAAAGAAGCATTTGACAAAGAAATTGAAAATGATAATTTTGTTGGAAGTCCCACAATTCAAATTATAAAACTTATCGAAGAAAATGATATTGTAATCGCAGAAGGCGCTGTACAAGGAAACATGAAAAACGGCAATATATTAGACGCCGTTTTTTGTGATGTTTTTGAGATGGAAAATGGGAAAATAAAAAAACTGACTTCGTATTTGATGTCAAGGAATGCAAGTTTGAAGTTTGAATGA
- a CDS encoding YifB family Mg chelatase-like AAA ATPase, translated as MLVKVYGSAVFGVEATTITVEVHMDKGIGYHLVGLPDSAIKESSFRIAAALKNNGLSLPGKRITINMAPADLRKEGSAYDLPLAMGILVGSDQIKAPEIEKYIIMGELSLDGSLQPIRGALPIAIKAKEEGYLGFFLPIQNVKEAAIVTGLNVYGVEKLQEVIDFFARKGTLEPTVIDTRAEFYKTLDFPEFDFSDVRGQESIKRCMEIAAAGGHNIILIGPPGAGKTMLAKRVPSILPPMTLREALETTKIHSVAGKLKEVGLMNQRPFRSPHHTISNVALVGGGSYPQPGEISMAHNGVLFLDELPEFKRDVLEVMRQPLEDREVTISRAKFTVTYPSSFMLVASMNPSPSGFFNDPSQPNTSSPHEMQRYLSKISGPLLDRIDIHIGVTPVPFEKLADDQKAESSVEIRKRVTAAREIQTKRFEEIENIHYNAQMSSKLIREYCALDEQSKQLLKTAMERLNLSARAYDRILKVSRTIADLDASPTVVSQHIAEAIQYRSLDRDGWLG; from the coding sequence ATGTTAGTAAAAGTTTACGGAAGTGCCGTTTTTGGAGTCGAAGCGACAACAATTACAGTAGAAGTTCATATGGATAAAGGTATTGGCTACCATTTAGTTGGTTTGCCGGATAGTGCTATAAAAGAAAGCAGTTTTAGAATTGCTGCTGCTTTAAAAAACAACGGATTAAGTTTGCCGGGAAAGCGAATTACGATTAATATGGCGCCTGCCGATTTGCGAAAAGAAGGTTCTGCCTATGATTTGCCTCTTGCAATGGGAATTTTAGTTGGTTCAGATCAGATAAAAGCACCTGAAATCGAAAAGTATATTATTATGGGGGAACTTTCTTTAGACGGAAGTTTGCAACCTATTCGCGGCGCTTTGCCAATTGCTATAAAAGCAAAAGAAGAAGGTTATCTTGGGTTTTTTCTTCCAATTCAAAACGTGAAAGAAGCTGCAATTGTAACCGGATTAAATGTTTATGGAGTCGAAAAACTACAAGAAGTAATTGATTTTTTTGCCAGAAAAGGTACTCTTGAGCCAACCGTTATCGATACACGTGCGGAATTTTATAAAACATTGGATTTTCCTGAATTCGATTTTTCAGATGTTCGCGGACAGGAAAGTATAAAACGCTGTATGGAAATTGCCGCCGCCGGAGGACATAATATTATTTTAATTGGTCCGCCCGGAGCAGGAAAAACCATGCTTGCCAAACGAGTACCAAGTATTTTGCCGCCAATGACTTTACGGGAAGCATTAGAAACAACAAAAATTCATAGTGTTGCCGGAAAATTAAAAGAAGTAGGATTAATGAATCAACGACCATTTCGAAGTCCACATCACACAATTTCGAATGTAGCACTTGTTGGCGGAGGCAGTTATCCACAACCGGGCGAGATTTCGATGGCGCATAATGGTGTTTTGTTTTTGGATGAATTACCCGAATTCAAACGCGATGTTCTCGAAGTAATGCGTCAGCCGCTTGAAGATCGTGAAGTAACAATTTCGCGTGCAAAATTCACTGTTACTTATCCCTCTTCGTTTATGTTGGTCGCAAGTATGAATCCAAGTCCAAGTGGTTTTTTCAATGATCCAAGTCAGCCCAATACTTCATCACCACACGAAATGCAGCGTTATTTGAGTAAAATTTCAGGACCATTATTAGATCGAATAGATATTCATATCGGAGTAACTCCGGTTCCTTTTGAAAAACTTGCCGATGATCAAAAAGCAGAAAGCAGTGTCGAAATCCGAAAGCGTGTCACGGCAGCAAGAGAGATTCAAACCAAGCGTTTTGAAGAAATTGAAAATATTCATTATAATGCTCAAATGAGCAGTAAACTGATTCGGGAGTATTGTGCGCTAGATGAGCAATCGAAACAATTATTAAAAACCGCAATGGAACGCCTGAATCTTTCTGCACGAGCTTATGACAGAATCCTGAAAGTTTCCAGAACAATAGCGGATCTGGATGCATCGCCAACAGTAGTTTCACAACATATCGCCGAAGCTATTCAATATAGAAGTTTGGATCGTGATGGCTGGTTGGGGTAA
- a CDS encoding Gfo/Idh/MocA family oxidoreductase — protein MKNNNTIKWGIIGLGNIANQFASDLLLLEDAEIFAVASRNKDKAIEFANKYNCPKAYDSYDELFKDDQVDIIYIATPHDSHAELSIKALENGKHVLCEKPMSLSYNDAIRMIEASKKYNKFFMEAFWTRFIPSVQEVLAKINQGIIGDIKSVKADFSFYADEKLGGRLFEKNNGGGALFDIGVYPLFLSYIILGNPKEIIGKSINHKNGIDLQTSMILQYENAQSTLQASIVSESDMKATISGTEGYIQLNAPWFIADGYSVFKGEKESKYNLPNFGKGYTYEAIECHKCIRNNQIESLLWSHQNSLDLSKIVEEIKNQIGLEF, from the coding sequence ATGAAAAATAATAATACAATTAAATGGGGAATTATTGGCTTGGGAAATATTGCAAATCAATTTGCCAGCGATTTATTACTCTTGGAAGATGCTGAAATATTTGCAGTTGCTTCGAGAAATAAGGATAAAGCGATTGAATTTGCTAATAAATACAATTGTCCAAAAGCATATGATTCTTACGACGAACTTTTTAAAGACGATCAAGTTGATATCATATACATTGCAACTCCGCACGATTCGCACGCCGAATTATCGATAAAAGCATTAGAAAACGGAAAACATGTTTTATGCGAAAAACCAATGTCGCTTTCGTATAATGATGCTATTCGAATGATTGAAGCGTCCAAAAAGTATAATAAGTTTTTTATGGAAGCATTTTGGACACGTTTTATTCCATCGGTTCAGGAGGTTTTAGCAAAAATTAATCAAGGAATAATTGGAGATATAAAGTCTGTAAAAGCTGATTTTTCTTTTTATGCCGATGAAAAGTTGGGAGGAAGGCTTTTTGAAAAAAATAATGGAGGCGGAGCTTTATTTGATATTGGCGTTTATCCATTGTTTCTATCCTATATAATACTCGGTAATCCGAAGGAAATTATAGGGAAATCTATCAACCATAAAAACGGAATTGATCTTCAGACTTCAATGATTTTGCAATATGAAAATGCACAATCGACTTTGCAGGCTTCGATAGTTTCAGAATCTGATATGAAAGCCACAATAAGCGGAACAGAAGGTTATATTCAGCTTAATGCGCCGTGGTTTATTGCTGATGGATATTCGGTTTTTAAAGGAGAAAAGGAATCCAAATATAATTTACCAAATTTTGGAAAAGGATACACTTACGAAGCTATTGAATGTCATAAATGCATCAGAAACAATCAAATTGAAAGTTTGCTTTGGTCACATCAAAATAGTTTAGATTTGAGTAAAATTGTGGAGGAGATAAAGAATCAGATTGGATTAGAGTTTTAA